AGCCAATGAATCATAGTATTCGAACCAATTGTTTTGATTTTTGAAATTTTGGATGAAAGACTTTGATTTTGGGGAATAAATCAAGATCACAGTAATGGAATGGGCTTTTAGCTTTTTTAATTGAGCTTCGAATATTTTTTGTTGGATAGGTAATAAAGGGTAAATGGTTTCATCAGTTTCCATCGGCGATTCCGGCGCATCTAAAAAGGATTCCATGTAGCCATGGGAAATATATTGGCTGATGTCTGTTTTAAGAGGAAGTTTTAAATCCTCTTCTTCAAAGGGTTTTAGCATCATCCGCTTTAAATAGGATGCCCAAGCCAAAGAGCTTCCAGTATTTATAAGCAAGGAAAACATTCCACTACAATCTGAGCAATTCGCTATTAAATCAATGGTAGATCCAAGCCCCTTGGTAGAAAATGTGTATGGATTTAAATCCCAGATCACCACTTTTGGTTGGAAAGAATCGAAGTATTTATCCAAAAAATAATCCGATTGAATAGGGGTTTGAGATCCAGAAGAAAAGTTAAATGCACTCAGATTTAATTTTTGAAAATTTCTGACATCAATACTTTGTCCCAAAGAAGACCCCAAAATCAAAACATCAATATTTTCTGTCTTATCTGCCTCCTGCTGTCTTGTCCATTGATGGCTGGTCGTACCCTTTTTCAATGAAATCCTAGAGGGTAAATAATCAGCAAGTCCATCAACCTCTGTCGCCAAAATCAATCCCAAAGACAAAAAGACAAACGAAAGGGAGAAGAGTAAGATTTTAATCAGGAAACCTCTCATTAAAACATCCCAAACACAAAGACAATTATTGCTAACATACTTCCTGGATTTAATTTTTACCCCCTAAATCCCCCTAAAGGGGGACACTAGAAGCAGGGTATGAATTAGATTTTGAATGCAGTTTTTTAACGACCAATTGGATTCAATTTCCCCTCCTATAGGAGGGGCTAGGGGAGGTTCAGTAAAATTAGATTGAGCAAACAATGAATAAACTATTTTCAGAATCTAGATTAGTAGTTTTTAGAAGAATTAATTGATTGTTCAAATTTTAAATACCTAGATATATGAGTAATTACACTATTGATACGATATAGGATTTCCTCATTTCTAAACCTGATAACTTTTAATCCAAATTCCTCTAAAGCAGAGGTTCTACCAGCATCATATTCCTTTTGTTCAATTTCATCATGAATACCGCCATCAACCTCAATGACTAATTTTATTTGATGACAATAGAAATCGACTATATACTTATTAATAGGATGCTGTCTTCTAAACTTGAATCCATCTACAGATTTATTTTTTAAAAAATGCCACAATACCTTTTCTGCAGATGTCATACGCTTTCTCAATTCCTTTGCCCTTCTATGAATTTCAGGAGATGCGCCGTAAAACAGGTTTTCAGAGTAAGACATTTTGGTTAACTTCTAATTTTTCACCCCCTAAATACCCCTTAAGGGGGACATTAGAAGCAGGGTATGAATTAGATTTTGAATGCAGTTTTTTAACTTCCAATTGGTCCCAAATTCCCCTCCTATAGGAGGGGCTAGGGGAGGTCAGGCCACATCAGCAAATATCCGTTCCATTCTACGGAAGTAAAACATCCCAAATACAAAGACGATGATTGCTACAATACTTCCTGGCCAAATCCATTCCCAAGGCATGGGACGATCGAGAAAGGCCGCACGGAAGCCTTCGATTACACCAACCATAGGATTAAGGATATAGAATTTTTGGTAATCAGCTGGAACAGCTGAGGTTCCATAGACAACCGGAGCTGCATAAAGCAGGAGTTGCACCAAGAAGGTAAGCGCATGCTTGACATCTCGGTATTTGACCGCCAAGGCCGATAGAAACATCCCGATCCCCAGGCTACACATCAATAATTGGAGAATCAAGATCGGAGTGAACAACACCCCCCAGCCAGGAACTTGCTTGAAATAAATCAACATCCCAATCACAACTACAAAGGCAATGGTAAAATCCAGTAGTTTGGACAGCATCGCTGAAAGCGGGAGAACCATTCTCGGGAAATAAACCTTGGTGATCATGTTGGCATTTTGGATCAACGAATTGGCGGATTCAGTGAGTGTTCCGGAGAAGTAATTCCAAGGCCAAAGTGCCAAATACGAAAAGAGGATATAAGGCATGCCATCAGAATCAACTTTAGCCAAACCTCCAAAAACCAAGGTAAAGACCAGTGTTGTAAAAAGGGGCTGGATAATCGCCCATGAAACTCCTAAAATAGACTGCGCATACCTCGCTTTTATGCCTCGGAGCGTTAGAAAATACAAGAGATCCTTGTAACGCCAAAGCTCCTGAAAATCCACCATCTTCCAACCGGATGAGGGTTCAATGACCTTGTAATGTGGGGAGTTTATCGCTTTATCTGACACTAAAATTTTTATTTATACGCGAGGTCTTTGGAGCTAGAAACAGAAATAAATAGTTCCCGCTCTCAAAATCATCAAATCGAAGTTTGAATTTCTCTTCTTTCAAAAGATTCAGGCTTTTTGAAATACTTCCCCACCCCTTTTACCCATCTAATCTTTTGAATAAAGCGATAATAGCTTTTGGAATAAGATACTTTAAAGGAAGGATGATGATAACGCATCATCTCTCCCATGGCAACAGTATAATGATGCCATCTTAGGAAGTTTAACTTTCCTGAAGATTCCAAGTATTCCTTCACCATTTGCCGAAATCGGAAATAAGTATCTCGCTTTTCATCTAAACGATCCGTGGATCGAGTAATGGAATTGGGCAATTGATGGATTAGGGTTAGGTTTTGGTTTGAAAAAGCGAAAGTTTGATTGCGTTTGAGCATTTCAAACATCAAGTGATATTCTTGAACATTGAGTAAGGATTCATTCCATGCTCCCGCTGCACGCACCGATTCCGTATGCCAAAGGTTGGCAGAAGAAATTCCAAGTCTCATTCGTAGCAATCCAGCCCAAAGGTCCTGCATCGTTGGAATTACTTTGCGAGTTTCATTCACTAAGGTATAGGGACTGATCACTAGGGATTCATTTCCAGTTAAGCTGGCTAACTGTGCTTTTATCTTTCCGGGAAGGAGCTCATCATCTGCATCCATAAATTGAATCCAGGAATTTTTCACCTGACTTAAGCCTAAATTTCTGCTAGCTGGAGCTCCTTTATTCGCTCCATGCGGATGTTGTAAAAGCGTGATTTGGGCATGCTCTATGACAAGTTGCTGACAGATCGAAAGGCTATTATCCCTACTTCCATCCTCTACGAGGATAATTTGATCAATCTCAGGCTGAATTAATAAAGAGTCTACTGTCCTTCGAAGCGTCCCTTCTGCATTAAAAACCGGAACAACCGCAGAAACCTTAGGCAACAATTGAGTCATTAAAAAATTCTACTTGCAACTAGAAAATTGTACTGAATTTCAACTTTTCTCCCTTTACTTTCAGCTTCCTGCTTCCCTCTCAACTCATCGGTCATCCGACACCCGTCCGCCGGGGCGGATCGGACATTACTCCCGTCTTCCATCTCCCCTCTTCCCGCTTAAGCTCCGTACACCAAAATCCCATGAATATCTCCTGGGTCTTGAGCTAGCAAATCGACTTGGACTTTGCGTTGGATTTTTTCGTAGGTCTTTTCCGTCAGAAAGTTGAGGTATTCCTGATCAAGATCCTTCCCGATCAAGACTAAGTGAATCGTTCCCGAGTCGATGCCCATAGCATAATCTCCGGTGATGATAGCCTTTTCTACATTACCCATCCGCTTGACGATCTTTTCCACGAGTTCGTCGAGTCCCAGAAACTTACTGACCATGTTTCGGATTTCCGTGTAGAAGGGATGGCTTTGGTTGGCCCGATACAATTTGGTTTTGCCTTCGTCTTCGGAGAGCAATAATCCAGCATCTGTAAGCCGGTTTAGTTCCACCCGAACGGAGTTAGTAGACTCCTCAAATTCTTTCGCCAAGGAACGCAGATAGCCTGAATTCGCATGAGAAAAAAACTTGAGAAGGAGTTTGATTCGGGTTTTGGAGGTGACTAGGGAATCGAGCAAAGTTTGGTAGAGGTGTTTTTAGAAAAATAAGCTGAAATTAAAGTCAATTGAACCTGAATAAAGGTTGTTTCTGATAAACTACAGCTTCGCCCGTTCACTCCCAGGAAGGAGCTATTTGAGTGAGTAATAAAATTACTCAGTGAATTTAAAAATGCAAATTGAAGGTGTGAAAATTGGTGGATTTTTTGGTGGTGGGTTAAAAAGACTCACCGCAGAGGGCGCTGAGGGCGCTGAGGTTTTGATTAGGACTCACCGCAGAGGCGCGGAGAGCACAGAGATTTAAAGGTTTTTTTGGCGTTGAAAAATAGGGTCAGTGTAGTTCTTATTTTTTGGATCCTATCGGGGGCAACTATGTATGGCCCAGCGATTTAACGCTGGGTTAAATAGGTTCGCGAAATAATGTGCGCAAGGCTCATAATTCCCTTTGAAAGGGAAAGGCCAATCCCAGCGCAATTGAAAGGTTTGATCATTTTTTTAAGTCATTCTAAAGGTCAACCCGTCTTAGGAACCTCCATCCTCTTTTATCTCCCAACTTTTGAAGCCAAAAGTTGGCAAAAGCTTGTGGCCTGAATCCAGTCTTCAAACTGATTGAATTCGTCGATCAAAACCAAGCCTTCCTTTCAGTTTGATTTTTGGAGTCAGGTCTCGGCTAAATTCAGGCGGATCTCGGTCATACTTCCCGAGCTAGCCTGAATTCTTCACGCCTCGCCCCTAACACCAAAAACCGCCTGTCTTCTAGGGCCACATTCATCACGATTTGAATTTCAATTGATTTTCACCTTGATGTTCGATCTCTTTTCACTTAGAATAGTTTCTCCTGATATTTAATTCTAAAAAGACCCTGAAGGGGTCTAAATGTGAATAGCCCAGGGTGAAACCCTGGGTTAATAAGCAAAATAAAGGATTGGCGCTGGGCTAATTATTCAATTTGAAAAGCAAGATTCGATCCCAGCGCAATCTCTTTTTTTGGGCATAACGATACCCGATAATTGATTCTAACAATGACCCCTTCGGGGTCGAATATGGGTAGCCCAGCGTTTTAACGCTGGGTTAAAGGATGTGAAATTATTTTTAAACGCGCTGGGCTAGTAATTCATTTTGAAAACCAAATCTCAATCCCAGCGCAATGGAAAAGATTGATCATTTTTTTAAGTCATTCCCAAGGTCAACCCGTCAGAGGAACCTCCATCGTTTCTTATCTCCAAACTTTTGAAGCCAAAAGTTGGCAAAAGCTTGTGGCCTGAATCCAGTCTTCAAACTGATTGAATTCGTAGATCAAAGCCAAGCTTTCCTTCCAGTTTGATTTTTGGCGTCAGGTCTCGGCTAAATTCAGGCGGATCTCGGTCATACTTCCCGAGCTAGCCTGAATTCTTCACGCCTCGCCCCTAACACCAAAAACCGCCTGTCTTCTAGGGCCACATTCATCACGATTTGAATTACAATTGATTTTCACCTTGATGTTCGTTCTCTTTTCACTTAGAATAGTTTCTCCTGATATTTAATTCTAAAATGACCCTGAAGGGGTCGAATATGGGTAGCCGAGCGTTTTAACGCTGGGAAATGAAATGGATAGCATTTGATAAGCGCTGGGCTATTAATTCAATTTGAAAACCAAATCTCAATCCCAGCGCAATGGAAATGAAATGAACGAACAATTTTCAAATTCAAGGTTCAAGGAATCCAGATCTCAAATATTGAGGAGCAAAACCAGCTACAATCCCCCTCCAAAAATTTATTTAGCCGGCAACCTTCTTTTCACTCTTCACTTCTTCAATCAGATCTAAAATATCCCGATCGCGATTCGCGGGATTCCATAATCGACCTACGGCATAATCCACATCCTCGTCGTCAAACTTCTCTAAGCCCGAACCGGTGTAATGTGTGATTTCTCCAAAATAGATAGCCTCATCATCTACCGAATACAAATCCACTCTGATATAATCAAAGCCTTGAGATAATTTCTCTGCGATCTCCATCATACGTGGCATATTTCCGGGAACTGGAACCGGACTCAAGGGAGGATGGCCAGCCATCTGAGCTCCAGGAACTACCCGAAAATATTGATCCGTAAATACCCGCTTCGGTTGGGTCAATCGGTCTGACACAAACATGATCATCTTCACTTTTCCATGAAAGCAGTACAGCTTCACATCGTTAGGAATATTTCCATCCTTGGTTCGCAGTACTTTTTCACAAATAATTCTCCTTGGAATTTGAAGGTAGGCCCATTCGTGATAGTTATAGCCGAAAGGTTCAGATAAAAAAGTTCGAAGTTGATGTTCGATCTTCGATCGGTTCATTCCCGGTTGGTACAAAATATTTCCCCCGGAATAATGATTTGCTTTGATAAATACCTCCTCTTTCCACTGATCAAATGGCAAGTCCAATCCAGTGTTGCTGACATAATACAGTGGAATTAAAATTTCCTCACCTTCTTTTTCCCCCAAGATCTTTTTAATGTAATCCCTGACTTGCACCTTATCTGAGGTGATAGGAACTCGTGGGTCTCTTCGATGAAATTTGATCCAATTGAGAAAATGATTGTGGGTCTTTGGTTGAGAAATATCCAAGGGGTATCCCATCATCTTTTGAAACATAAAATGTAGATGGGGATAGCCTCTTTTTTCCTGTTGCCAAAGCCAAGCCTTGCTGTAAAGAGACAAGACCAAAGTTCGTATAGGTCCGGGAGGAAAGGCTTTATCGAGAATTTCTTTCATGGGATGATCTCAGGCAAGGGACTCTCGAAGAAGGGATTGGCAATACCAACCAAAAAACTTGATTTCCCGGTAATAGAGTGAGATTTGAAGGTATTTGAAAGCAATCGACCTTCGAATAGATCCTGGAATTCGGTTTTTGAAAGGATTGGTCTTGCTGGAGAGCACTTGTTTGAATACCTGCAACTCAGTTTGTGCGACATGTCTCCTCGCCTGATGCCGGTAAGTAATTGAATTATTGTTCACATTGTAAATAAAAGAAGTAGTATCGATCACTCCCCATTCTTGGTAATTTAAAATCACCCGTAAAAACAATTCCCATTCCTGATGGCGGGAAAGGTTGGGGTTAAAAAGACCTACCTCCTCGAAAACCTCTTTCCGAAACATTGGACCTGGAGTAAAGAAAACCAATCGGAACTTGAGGTAATCCTCAATAAGGTTTTCAGAGTATAAACTTTGAGCGAATTTTCTATTTCCTTTATACTCTTTATCAAATCTCACCTCTCCCTTACTGACCACAAATTTCTTTTCTGGATGATCTTGGAGATAATCATGCTTCATTTGGAGAAAATGAGGAAGCATCAAATCATCACTGTCAAACCATTGGATAAACTTCCCTTTGGATTTAGAATAAGCTAGGTTTCTGCAGCAATTTGCACCTTTTGGAAGATGACTTGGTCTTGTGAAAATTCGAAATCGAGGGTCAGTTTGTTGAATCTGAAGGAGAATTTCCATGGAAACATCCGAACTCCCATCGTCCACAATGATGCATTCCCAATTTGAAAATGATTGGTTTTGAATGGATTGCAGGGTTGCCGGCAAAAAATCTGCTTTATTGTAATTAGCGATTAAAATTGAAATTTCAGGACTCTTCAAGATAGTTTGGGTTTATCTACTTAGGTAGTCTTTTTTCAATGATGAATGTTGGTCTTTCAATGGCTAAATACCTTTGTTTAAAGATTGGTATCCTCCTTTGATATGGACCTTAGGAATTCAGGAAAAATTAAATAGGTAATAAACTCCTGAAAACCTTCTTATCAATCATTCCTTAAACATAGCAAAAATGATTTTTTGACCGATAAAGTCCCAAGATTTTTTGTTTTTGTCCTATAAAATTTGCGTTCAGAAATTTGACATAGCCTTGGGTAATATTCAAGGTTCAAGGAATCCGGATAAAAATTTGTGGCAAAGTGTTTTCTCGAGAATAACCCTTCAGAGGAACCTCCATCATTTCTTATCTCCCAACTTTTGAAGCCAAAAGTTGGCAAAAGCTTGTGGCCTGAATCCAGCCTTCAAACTGGTTGAATTCGTCGATCAAAGCCAAGCTTTCCTTCCAGTTTGATTTTTGGCGTCGGGTCTCGGCTAAATTCAGGCGGATCTCCCTCGAATTCTCGAGTGAGCTAGCCTGAATTCTTAACGCCTCGCCCCTAACACCAAAAACCGCCTGTCTTCAAGGGCCACATTCATCACGATTCGAATTTCAATAGAATTAATCTATGATGATCGCTCTCTTTTTTTGGGAATATCGAACCCTAATAATTGCCTCTAAATATGACCCCAGCGGAGTCAGATATGGGTAGCCCAGCGTTTTAACGCTGGGAAATAAAGGAATATGCGCTGGGCTATTATTTCAATTTGGAAAGCATTAGTGAATCCCGGCGCAATGGAAATCCAAATGAAATTCGAAATCAAATTACCATTCAATAATGGAATCCAGTTTCATGACAGGATTAACTCAACTCTAAATTTTATCCTTGGTGTCTTCGGGTAGGTCATAATAAAATGGTAAACGAACCAATCGCTCCGAAAAAATATCAGAATTAGGTAATTCCAGCATTGCTGATTCAGGCTGATGAGCTCGAATAAATTCACTTTTATGGAGACTTTGGTAGTGAAAAACAGACAATACACCCTGAGAAAGCAATTCCTCAATAAATCTTCTTCGATTTTGGAAGGAATCAAATACGAGGTAAAACAAATGATAATTCCCTACATTTTTCTGGAATTCCAGAGCTTGTCCTTGTCCTAAATTTGCTATGGCTTTCAATAGGAGCTGATCGTATTTTTCGGCAAACAACTCGCTCTTACCTACGGTAAAAAGCCGAAAATAGCCTTCCCAAATGGCTTTTCTTCTCGCTTGAATTCCTTCCAATTCCTGCATTTGCCCCCATAAAAATGCAGCACTCAACTCGGACATCTGAAAACTGCTGCCTAAATCAATCCAGGAATAATGATTCTTCTTTCCTTCGAAAAAAGAACTTCGATCGGTTCCTTTCTCCCAAATGATTCGAGCTCGTTCTAGGAACTTAGGATTATTAACAATCAAAACTCCACCCTGCCCGGATTGAATATTTTTCGTTTCATGAAAACTCAGGGAAGCCAAATCCCCAAAAGTCCCAAGGTACTTTTCGTTTACTTTGGAACTGATTGCTTGAGCTGCATCCTCAATTAGCATTAGGCCATGTTTATCCGCAAGTTGCCGATAAGCTTGAATCTGCATGCCAAATCCGGCATAATGCACGATGACTATTGCTTTTGTTTTGGAGTTGATTAATGATTCAACTTGCTCCAAATCCATTTCTGGAAAACCCGGAAGGGTGTCTGAAAAAACCAGTTTGGCACCTCGAAGGGCAAAGGCATTGGCAGTGGACACGAAAGTAAATGAAGGTAAAATGACTTCATCTCCAGGCTGAATATCCAAGAGCAGAGCAGCCATTTCTAGTGCACCCGTGCAGGAATGCGTCAAAAAACAAGTACCAAAGCCAAATTTTTTTTGAAGCAATTGCTGACAGGCTTGGGTAAAAAAACCATTTCCCGAAAGCTTTCCTTTTGCAACAGCTTCTTGGATATAGTTCAGTTCCTTTCCAGTCAGGTGAGGTTTATTGAACGGAATTTGAACCGGATGCATGAGCAAATTTTAGAATTTGTTAAGACAAAAAGGAAGAGAAATATCGAGGACCAAAGTAATGGATTCATGGTCAAATCGGAATTTTTCCCAAATACCTATACCCTGAATCTAGCTGGACTTAGGGTAAAATAAAAAAATCATAAAGGTCAAAAAGGGACAAATTTGGCTTTTTCAGGTAAGAGGTATTTCATAAAGGCAATTTCTTGGGGGCTGCAACGCTTGGTGTATTTTCGCTCTTTCACCGAAAAATAGCTCACCTCAAAGTCATCAAAGACTACCTCATCAATCGAAGCCACCAATTGAATTTTTGAGTATCCAATACCCGATTGCTCCAGGTGAATGGTTAAATTCTCAAGCTTCTTTTCCAAAGGAATATCCTCAAACTGATACCCTAACTTTTTGGAAACTGACTTTGCGGGAGTTCCTGCATAAATTTGATTGTATTCCATGTCGCTAGTCACCACAGAACCTGCCAGAGCCATCGATTTGTCTGCTGCACGAATCGGACCTACGATGCAATGGCCGACAAGCCATACATCATTTCCCAAGATGAGAGGTTTTTGAGCATTAAAACGACAACCTTCCAAAGTATCCCCAAACTTAATGTGAGACCAAAGTTGAGAATGTGCACCTATGCCACAATTATCACCGATTTTCGTTCCTCCGATAGAATCAATAATTGTAAACTGACCAATCCAAGCATTATGTCCAATGTGACAAGATTGGTAGCCATGGACAGTCACGTGATGATGGATTTTTCCGTAATCCCCGATCGAAAAGTCATCGCAAATTATCTGCACATCTGCCCCGATATAGGTATGATCACCAATGCATATCCGTTTGGCCGGACCATTCAAACCTCGAATACTTGCACTGGGGTGAATTTCTACCCCAATTCCAAGACTTACCTCCAGTGCATCAATACTAGTATTCATCAAAAATGGATTTAAAGACTTTTAGTTGCCACAGCCTCGGAATTGAAAGGATATTCAATGATTTGATCTATTTCCATCTCCGAATCTGTGGTTTGATCAATCACATATAAAGGGCGGTTTTTTACCGATTCAAAGATTTTTCCAATGTAGAGCCCAACCACCCCCAGCATTGCAATCAAGACTCCAGAGAAAAACGCGATGGAAATTATCAAACTGGAATAACCCGAAACTGTAATTTCTCCCAAAAAGTAGCGGATCAAAGTAATGAGCCCAAACAAAACACTCAAGAACGAAAGTAAAATTCCGGCTTTAACCATCAACCGAATAGGTTTGTCTGAATAAGCTAATACGATTTCCAACGCTAAATTAAGGCGTTTGCGGAAGGTATATCGGCTTTTCCCTTCTGGGCGAGCTTCGTGCTGTACGGGGATTTTTGCGGTAGGAAACCCCATCCAATGGATCATCACTGAAAAGATCCGTACAGGTTCCTGCATCCGGTTAAACTCCTGAATGACTCTTCGATGGTAGATCCCAAAATTGCCTACTTGAGGATCGAATTTGGAACCAGTAAGCCAGGATAACAACCTGAAAAACAACCGAGAAGACAAGATCTTTCCAAAATCATCCTTCCGATCTTTTCGCGAAGCCAAAACAACGGGAAACCCTTCAAGAGCTTTTTGGTAAAGCACTTCAATTTCCTCTGGTCGATCTTGCAAATCGGCATCCATTACCACTACCCACTCTCCTTTTGCAGCTCGACAGCCTGCCGAAATCGCGTAATGTTGCCCAAAATTTCGAGACAATTTTATTCCTTTAACATGAGTAGATGAATTGGAAAGCAATTGAATAAGTTGCCAGGATTGATCTTGGCTACCATCATCCACTAGGATCAGTTCAAATCCAAATGTAATTCTTAACAGACATTTGTGGATTCGATCAGAAAGCGCAAGGAGAGTACCTTCGGAAAAGTAAACCGGTACAACTACAGAGATTTGCGTTCGATTTGGGGTATGGTCCACTGGTTTTTTAAAAATCTTGCGAGGTTCCGAATCTACTCAAAAGTCCCTATTTTTTTAAATTCCTCTTGTTTGAACTGTGTCATATCAATTGGGCTATAGAGGGAGAAATGAAGGTAGAACTGAATAAGACAGTATTTTTTTTGAATTTGAAATAGTTTAAATAAAGGCCATTCGACTTGTTTAAAGACAATAATTATTTGAAATAATTAAATTATGTGGATAAGTTCTTTTGTAAAAATCAAAAAATACCCAGTTGTGGGTATTTTTCAGAAGATGGTGTATCCTACTTTTGATACGGGTGATTAAGCAACTTTTCTCATAATTTTTTTCACTGGTTTCAAAAGGAAGCTTTTAGAATATTTTTTAATCCTTTTAAAAAAAATCTCTTACGGGAGAAAAATGGCCGAAACGGGGGTTTCGGCCATTTGCTTTTTAGATCATTTTGAATTGAAAAGATCGAGGGTTTTTAAAATTGCTTCCATTGGGAAAAGTAGACTTAATCTCGATGCAGGTTTAAGTCCTTTTAAATTCTAATTTCAATACAATCTAAATTCGAGGTTCGATCTTTTTTGGATTCTCAAAGATAAACGCATCTATGGCCCAGCGTTTTAACGCTTAGAAATTAAAAAGCTAGATATTGCGAGCTGGATTAATTTTCAATCTGGAAAGTAGGAGTCAATCCCAGGGCAATGGAAAAGAATTGAATATATTATTTTATTCAGGTAATTCACAAGATCAACCCGTCAGAGGAACTTCTATCCTCTCCTATCTCCAAACTTTTGAAGCCAAAAGTTGGCAAAAGCTTGTGGCCTGAATCCAGTCTTCAAACTGATTGAATTCATCAATCAAAGCCGAGCTTTCCTTCCAGTTTGATTTTTGGCGTCGGGTCTAGGCTAAATTCAGGCGGATCTCGGTCATACTTCCCGAGCTAGCCTGAATTCTTTACGCCTCTCCCTTAACACCAAAAACCGCCTGTCTTCAAGGGCCACATTTATCACGTTTTAAATCTCAATACAAACCAATTTCAACGTTCACACTTCATTAAGACTCTGGAGAGAAACTCTGAATTTTAAATTTTTGATGACCCTGAAGGGGTCTAACTGTGAATAGCCCAGAGTGAAACTCTGGGTTAATGAGCAAAATAAAGGATTGGCGCTGGGCTAATAATCCCCATTGAAAAGCAAAAGTCAATCCCAGCGCAATGGAAAAGATTGATCATTTTTTTAAGTCATTCCCAGGGTCAACACGTCTGAGGAACCTCCATCGTTTCTTATCTCTAAACTTTTGAAGCCAAAAGTTTGCAAAAGCTTGTGGCCTGAATCCAGTCTTCAAACTGGTTGAATTCATCAATCAAAGCCGAGCTTTCCTTCCAGTTTGATTTTTGGCGTCGGGTCTAGGCTAAATTCAGGCGGATCTCGGTCATACTTCCCGAGCTAGCCTGAATTCTTAACGCCTCTCCCCCGCCTTCAAAAACCGCCTGTCTCCAAGGGCCACATTCATCACGATTTGAATAACAATAGCATTAATCTTTGATGATCGCTATCTCTTTTTGGAAATAACGAACCATGATAATTGATTCTAAAAATGACCCCAGAGGGGTCGTATATGGGTAGCCCAGCGTTTCAACGCTGGGAAATAAAGGAATAGGGAATGATGTGCGCTGGGCTAATAATCCCCATTGAAAAGCAAAAGT
Above is a window of Algoriphagus sanaruensis DNA encoding:
- a CDS encoding endonuclease domain-containing protein gives rise to the protein MSYSENLFYGASPEIHRRAKELRKRMTSAEKVLWHFLKNKSVDGFKFRRQHPINKYIVDFYCHQIKLVIEVDGGIHDEIEQKEYDAGRTSALEEFGLKVIRFRNEEILYRINSVITHISRYLKFEQSINSSKNY
- a CDS encoding ABC transporter permease; translation: MVDFQELWRYKDLLYFLTLRGIKARYAQSILGVSWAIIQPLFTTLVFTLVFGGLAKVDSDGMPYILFSYLALWPWNYFSGTLTESANSLIQNANMITKVYFPRMVLPLSAMLSKLLDFTIAFVVVIGMLIYFKQVPGWGVLFTPILILQLLMCSLGIGMFLSALAVKYRDVKHALTFLVQLLLYAAPVVYGTSAVPADYQKFYILNPMVGVIEGFRAAFLDRPMPWEWIWPGSIVAIIVFVFGMFYFRRMERIFADVA
- a CDS encoding glycosyltransferase family 2 protein, giving the protein MTQLLPKVSAVVPVFNAEGTLRRTVDSLLIQPEIDQIILVEDGSRDNSLSICQQLVIEHAQITLLQHPHGANKGAPASRNLGLSQVKNSWIQFMDADDELLPGKIKAQLASLTGNESLVISPYTLVNETRKVIPTMQDLWAGLLRMRLGISSANLWHTESVRAAGAWNESLLNVQEYHLMFEMLKRNQTFAFSNQNLTLIHQLPNSITRSTDRLDEKRDTYFRFRQMVKEYLESSGKLNFLRWHHYTVAMGEMMRYHHPSFKVSYSKSYYRFIQKIRWVKGVGKYFKKPESFERREIQTSI
- a CDS encoding PaaX family transcriptional regulator, which translates into the protein MLDSLVTSKTRIKLLLKFFSHANSGYLRSLAKEFEESTNSVRVELNRLTDAGLLLSEDEGKTKLYRANQSHPFYTEIRNMVSKFLGLDELVEKIVKRMGNVEKAIITGDYAMGIDSGTIHLVLIGKDLDQEYLNFLTEKTYEKIQRKVQVDLLAQDPGDIHGILVYGA
- a CDS encoding ATP-grasp fold amidoligase family protein; the protein is MKEILDKAFPPGPIRTLVLSLYSKAWLWQQEKRGYPHLHFMFQKMMGYPLDISQPKTHNHFLNWIKFHRRDPRVPITSDKVQVRDYIKKILGEKEGEEILIPLYYVSNTGLDLPFDQWKEEVFIKANHYSGGNILYQPGMNRSKIEHQLRTFLSEPFGYNYHEWAYLQIPRRIICEKVLRTKDGNIPNDVKLYCFHGKVKMIMFVSDRLTQPKRVFTDQYFRVVPGAQMAGHPPLSPVPVPGNMPRMMEIAEKLSQGFDYIRVDLYSVDDEAIYFGEITHYTGSGLEKFDDEDVDYAVGRLWNPANRDRDILDLIEEVKSEKKVAG
- a CDS encoding glycosyltransferase family 2 protein — encoded protein: MKSPEISILIANYNKADFLPATLQSIQNQSFSNWECIIVDDGSSDVSMEILLQIQQTDPRFRIFTRPSHLPKGANCCRNLAYSKSKGKFIQWFDSDDLMLPHFLQMKHDYLQDHPEKKFVVSKGEVRFDKEYKGNRKFAQSLYSENLIEDYLKFRLVFFTPGPMFRKEVFEEVGLFNPNLSRHQEWELFLRVILNYQEWGVIDTTSFIYNVNNNSITYRHQARRHVAQTELQVFKQVLSSKTNPFKNRIPGSIRRSIAFKYLQISLYYREIKFFGWYCQSLLRESLA
- the rffA gene encoding dTDP-4-amino-4,6-dideoxygalactose transaminase, coding for MHPVQIPFNKPHLTGKELNYIQEAVAKGKLSGNGFFTQACQQLLQKKFGFGTCFLTHSCTGALEMAALLLDIQPGDEVILPSFTFVSTANAFALRGAKLVFSDTLPGFPEMDLEQVESLINSKTKAIVIVHYAGFGMQIQAYRQLADKHGLMLIEDAAQAISSKVNEKYLGTFGDLASLSFHETKNIQSGQGGVLIVNNPKFLERARIIWEKGTDRSSFFEGKKNHYSWIDLGSSFQMSELSAAFLWGQMQELEGIQARRKAIWEGYFRLFTVGKSELFAEKYDQLLLKAIANLGQGQALEFQKNVGNYHLFYLVFDSFQNRRRFIEELLSQGVLSVFHYQSLHKSEFIRAHQPESAMLELPNSDIFSERLVRLPFYYDLPEDTKDKI
- a CDS encoding acyltransferase; this translates as MNTSIDALEVSLGIGVEIHPSASIRGLNGPAKRICIGDHTYIGADVQIICDDFSIGDYGKIHHHVTVHGYQSCHIGHNAWIGQFTIIDSIGGTKIGDNCGIGAHSQLWSHIKFGDTLEGCRFNAQKPLILGNDVWLVGHCIVGPIRAADKSMALAGSVVTSDMEYNQIYAGTPAKSVSKKLGYQFEDIPLEKKLENLTIHLEQSGIGYSKIQLVASIDEVVFDDFEVSYFSVKERKYTKRCSPQEIAFMKYLLPEKAKFVPF